From the Endozoicomonas sp. Mp262 genome, the window CCAGAACAAGCGGTCAAAGCAGCATAAGAACTTGCTTGCTGGCCTGTCCAAGGGTGATGAGGTGGTTACCACCGGTGGGATTGTTGGCAAGGTGACGAATGTCACTGACGAATTCCTGACCCTGCAGGTGGCTGACAATATGGAGCTGAATTTCCAGAAAGCTTCTGTTGCAGCGGCACTGCCCAAAGGCACCATTAAGGCTATCAAATAACGATAGTGAAACAACCGGGGGCAGGAGACTGCCCTCGATTGTTTATGGCGAAACGGATTGTGCCTGGCCTGATCCAGGCATTTCACTTTTAACTCAGGACCGGTGAGCCATGCTCAATCGATACCCCCTGTGGAAGTACCTGCTTATTTTACTGGTTGTGGCCTGGGGCATCATTTATGCCCTGCCCAATTTCTATCCCGCTGATCCGGCTGTGCAGGTAACCGGAGTCAGTGCTTCTCACAAAATCACTGACTCAGTGCTGAAGCGTGCAGAGAAGGCACTGACAAAAGCGAATATTCATGTTAAGGCATCAGACCACAACGACGGCTCCCTGCTGATCCGCCTGAATCAGGCCGATCAGCAGCAGTTGGCCAAATCGCTGATTAAGGAAAGCCTGGGTGATGATTATGTGGTTGCCCTGAACCTGGCGCCCACGACCCCTGACTGGCTGACTGCCATCGGTGCCTATCCCATGAAACTGGGTCTGGATCTGTCCGGCGGTGTGCATTTTCTGTTAGAGGTAGATACCGCCAAAGCGGTGAAAACCAAGATGGATATTGCCAATGCGGAAATACGTTCCCTGCTGAGAAAGGAACGCCTGCGTTACAGAACATTGCCCGAGCGTCAGGATGGTGCCCGTCAGCTGGCATTTCTTGATGAAGACACCCGTGATAAGGCGGTGAAAAAAGTCGCAAGGGAATTTCCCGATTTTGTGGTGGAAGGCAGTGAGCTGAACGGTCGTTATGTTCTTTCCTACGGTTATACGGAAGCGGGTATTAAGGAAATTGAAGATTACGCGGTCCGCCAAAACCTGACCACTGTCCGCAACCGGGTGAATGAGTTGGGTGTTTCCGAACCCCTGGTTCAGAGGCAGGGTCGTAGTGGTATTATCGTGGAACTGCCGGGTGTTCAGGATACGGCGGAAGCCAAGCGTATCCTGGGTAAAACCGCTAACCTGGAATTCCGTCTTGAGGCAGGGGCCAAGGACTCCAGGGCCTCCACCGAAGAGTTTGAGTTCCGTGATTCCCGCAGGCCTCCGGCTGCCTTGGAAAGGGACATTATCATTACCGGTGACCAGGTATCCAGTGCCCAATCCAACTTTGATACCCAGACGGGGCAACCCCAGGTGAATATCAGTCTGGATAGCCACGGTGGCACACTCATGAACCGGGCCACCCGCCATAATATTGGCCGGGCTATGGCAGTGCTGTTTATCGAGCAAAAGCCTTATACCCGGACAGAAACCCGTGTGGAGAATGGCAAGGAAATCAAGGTCAAGGTTCCCGGTTTTAAGGAAGAGAAACATATTATCAGCCTGGCCACCATTCAGAGTGCCCTGGGTAATCAGTTCCGTATCACCGGCCTGGACTCTGTAGGTGAGGCCTCTGAGCTGGCCTTGCTGTTGCGGGCCGGTTCCCTGGCAGCCCCCATGTATTTTGCTGAAGAGCGTACCGTGGGTCCCAGCCTGGGGGCAGAAAATATTGCCATGGGCATTAACTCTACCCTGATTGGCCTGGCGCTGGTGGTGATGTTTATGGTGGTGGTGTACCGGGTTTTTGGTTTGATGGCCAATATTGCCCTGGCCTGCAACCTGATGTTGCTGACGGCAGCCATGAGTTTGTTTGGCGCTACCCTGACCATGCCTGGTATTGCCGGTATCGTGTTGACCCTGGGTATGGCCGTGGATGCCAATGTGTTGGTATTTTCCCGGATACGGGAAGAGATCAAGAATGGGCGGCCGATTCAGCGAGCCATTCATGATGGTTACGATCGTGCCTTTGTGTCCATTTTTGATGGTAATATCACCACCCTGCTGGTGGGTGTGATTCTGTTTGCAGTGGGAACAGGGCCTGTTAAGGGATTCGCTGTGACGCTGTCCATTGGTATTCTTACCTCCATGTTTACTGCCATTGTGGTAACCCGTTCACTGGTTAATCTGGTTTACGGTGGCCGCAATGTGAAAAAACTCTATATCTGAGGTGGGCAGTCATGAACAGGATAAGCGCATGAGTAAGAAAAAAAACATGACGCAAGCAAATGAAAATGCCGCGTCAGATGCAAGGCCTGATGAAAAAATCATAGGCTTTATGAAGCTGAGGACAATGGCAACGGTACTGTCACTGGTTCTCATTGTTGGCTCGCTGGTTTCCCTGGCTACCCGGGGAATAAGCTGGGGGCTGGATTTTACTGGTGGTACCCAGGTTGAGCTGTTTTATGAGAAGCCTGTCAATGTCTCTGATGTCAGGGAACAGTTGGCGGCGGACGGTCATCCGGACGCTATCGTCAAGGAATCCGGTTCCGCCAATAACATCCTTGTCACTATTGCCGGTGATGATGCCGCTCTGGGCAACCGTGTTGCCCAGATGCTGGATGCCAATTATGAGGGACGTGTTGAGGCCAAGCGGATAGAGTATGTGGGTCCCCAGGTGGGGGAAAAACTCAGGGAGCAGGGTGGCCTGGGTATGCTGATGGCGCTGGGGCTGGTTATGCTCTATATTGCCTTTCGCTTCCAGTTCAAGTTCTCTGTGGGTGCGGTAACCGCACTGGCCCATGACTCGATCATTGTGCTGGGTGTGTTCTCCCTGTTGGGCTTGCAGTTTGACCTGACAGTCATGGCGGCCATTCTGGCGGTGGTAGGTTATTCATTGAACGACACTATCATTGTTTATGACCGCATCCGTGAGAATTTCCGCAAGCGCCGCAAGGGTGGACCTACTGAAATTATTGATGTTTCCCTGACCCAGACGTTGGGACGGACATTGGCAACTTCCGGTACTACTTTAATGGTGCTGGTGGCATTGTTCCTGTTTGGTGGCGATATGATTCATAACTTTGCCACAGCATTGATTGTGGGCATCGGAGTGGGTACCTATTCCTCTATTTATATTGCCTCCAACTTGCTGCTGTATATGAAGATCAGTCGGGAAGACCTGGTGATTCCTGTTAAGCAGGATGAGGTGGATGAAAGACCCTGATGGCTTTTATCTGATGGCATTTGACATTAAAAAACCGGGCTAATGCCCGGTTTTTTAATGTCTTTTAAGTATGGTAATGATGGGTAGAACTCAGGCTTAATACCGTCCCATACCGTCAATGACAAAAGGGCGAATGCGCTGAAGCACTTCCTTGAAGCATTTGGGAGAACCGCAGACCACCTGTCCTTTATCAAGAAAGTCCGGGCCGCCTTTAAAGTCGCTGACCAGGCCGCCTGCTTCTTGAATCAGCAGGGCACCTGCTGCCATATCGTACTCTTTCAGGCCAATTTCCCAGAAGGCATCCAGGCGACCACAGGCTACATAGGCCAGGTCCAGGGATGCGGCACCTGCGCGACGGATACCGGCGGTATCGCCCAGCAATGAGCGCATCATATTCAGGTAATTGTCCAGGTGGGTGATACCGGGGCGCATAAAAGGAATGCCGGTTCCAATCAGGGCACCTTCCAGGCTCTTGCGATTACTCACGCGAATGCGCTTGCTGTTGCGGGTTGCGCCCTGGCCGCGGCTGGCACAGAATTCTTCGCCTTTAATGGGATCTACAACAACGGCGTGTTCAAGACGACCGCGGTACTGGCAGGCAATGGAGATGGCAAACTGTGGGATGCCGCGGATAAAGTTAGTGGTGCCATCCAGGGGGTCAATAATCCAGAGGTAGTCTTTACCTTCGCCTTTGCCAGGCTGGTGACCGGATTCTTCACCGTAAAAACCGTGATCGGGATAAGCTTTGCGGAGTGCGTCGATGATGGCTTTTTCTGATGCCCTGTCCACTTCTGTGACGAAATCGTTTCTTTCTTTGCTCTCAACCTTGAGTTTATCAAGGTCTGAAAAAGCGTGAACAATAATATCGCCGGCCACACGCGCTGCGCGCAGGGCCATGTTAACCATGGGTTGCATAAGGCTGGACTACGTCTGAAATGTGAAAGATCTGTTTAAGGGGCTGTTCATGATCGTTTGCAGCTCGCAGAAAGATCGTGGGTAGCCACTAATTAAGGCGGCGCAGTATACCAGAATATTCCAGTGCCAGTTCAACCCTTTCTTACAAAAGGGTTGTATATAAATGAAAAAGCAGGGTTTATTCTGTTGGTGGGTGATGATGATACGGGGTTTTTTGTTATTTATACTGATGGTTATTTTCTGTTTTGTATCGGGTACACTGTCCCGTTGATTCAAGATCATCAGGGAATTCGGTAGTGCTTGATAATCTCTCTATTGTGCTGGTTAAACCTTCTCACCCCGGAAATATCGGTGCAGCCGCACGTGCGATGAAAACCATGGGGCTTAAGCAACTTTGTCTGGTTGAACCTGATGACTTTCCTTCTGGCACGGCCACGGCCCTGGCCTCGGGTGCTGATGATATTCTTGCGCAGGCCCGGGTGGTTTCTTCCCTGGAAGAGGCTGTTGCGGATTGCCAGTTTGTTGTTGGTACCAGCGCCAGGGTGAGAGGGGTTTCTTTGCCGCTGGTTGATCCTCGCAGTTGTGCTAAAACAATTCTTGAAGAGTCTTCCCGGGGCTCTGTTGGTCTGGTGTTTGGTCGTGAAGATAAAGGACTCACCAATGAGCAATTGAGGCTCTGCCATCTCCAGGTGCATATTCCCACCAATCCGGATTTTAGTTCATTGAATCTGGGGGCAGCCGTGCAAGTTATGTGTTATGAGTTGCGAATGTCAGGATTGCTGGCTTCGGGCGATATTGAGCTGCCGCAGGTGAGGAGTCATGACCTGGCCACTGTTGAGGATATGGAGCGTTTTTACAGTCATCTCTATGAGACATTGATTGAAATCGGCTTTCTTGACCATAGCAGCCACGAAAAAATTATGGCGAAGCTTCGCAGGCTGTACGGACGTGTTCGTCCTGACAGGGTTGAGCTCAGTATTCTCAGGGGGGTATTGTCTGAAACCCAGCGATGTCTGGATAAGCGCTCTTGACCGTGATGAGGTCTCAGGCCGCTAGAAGTTTCGGAGAACATTGATGTAGTCGTTCAAATAGTGGCCTTTGTTGAGTGGGGAGGTTTTTCCTCTGCAATGATAACAATTGATGAATAAGGCCATGTTTGAACGAGTAAAAGAAGATATTGCCAGCGTATTTGACCGGGATCCGGCGGCCCGGAATACCTTTGAGGTGTTGACGAATTACCCGGGTTTGCATGCTTTGCTGTTGCACCGCCTTGCCCATGGTATTTGGCGGCGTGGGTTTAAGTGGTTGGCCAGGAGTATTTCTACCTTCAGCCGCTGGTTTACCGGGATTGAAATTCATCCGGGCGCGACCATTGGCAGGCGTTTCTTCATTGATCACGGTATGGGTGTGGTGATTGGGGAAACCGCAGAAATTGGTAATGATGTGACCCTTTATCAGGGGGTGACCCTGGGTGGCACCTCATGGAATAAGGGTAAGCGCCATCCGACCCTTGAAGACGGCGTGGTTGTTGGTGCCGGTGCCAAGGTGTTGGGGCCTTTTACGGTGGGTAAGAATGCCAAGGTGGGTTCCAATGCGGTGGTGGTCAAGGCGGTGCCTGAAGGCGCAACGGTTGTGGGTATTCCTGGCAGGGTGGTTAAAAAGCGGGTGTCTGAGGACGAGCGTTTGCAGGCAATGGCGGAAAAGATGGGGTTTGATGCCTATGCGGTGACCTCTGAAATGCCGGACCCCACAGCCCATGCCATATCCGCCATGCTGAATCATTTGCAGGAAGTGGATTCGAGAATTGAGGTATTGTGCAAAACCCTGAAGGAGCAGGGGGTGGATTGCAAGGTGGGTCCTTTACCTGAGCTCAAGGAAGAAGACTTTGCAGCGGTAAAGGAAGAAGCGGAGGCTTCTGTGTGAATTGAAGGGGGGATAGAAGTGGGAGAATGGAGCTCCACTCTATCTGTTCCCGGTAAGCATACCTTCTTTATTCCGGGATGTGTTTTCCACGGATGACAGGTGTTCGTGAGTTCTATATGATGGCTCACCGCTATAAAAATATTTATTTTTAATTCTTTTCATTTATCCCGCCGAATTGATGAGTAATAATAGTTGACTGTTTTACTCAGGTATTTCATAATTCTTCATAGATGACTGGGCAGGCCAGATACTTTGGTTTGTTGATTAATTCCCGTCTTTAACCTGAAATAGATTGATTGAGGCTTATTGTGCCTGAGAGAGGCCTGGCATGCGATTAACCACTAAAGGACGTTACGCTGTAACCGCAATGCTCGACCTGGCGCTCCACGCAGGTCAGGGGCCTGTGGCACTGGCGGATATTTCGGAACGTCAGGGAATTTCCCTTTCCTATCTGGAGCAGTTGTTTTCAAGGCTGCGTCGTAATGACCTGGTGTCCAGTGTGAGGGGCCCCGGAGGGGGTTACCTGCTAAGTCGGGAATGCGAAAAGATTTTTGTTGCGGAGGTCATTGATGCCGTCAATGAATCCGTAGATGCTACACGCTGCAAGGGTAACGGTGGTTGCCAGCAGGGTGCTACCTGTCTTACACACCATTTATGGCATGATTTGAGTCGGCAGATCCACACCTTTCTTGGGGGGATCAGTCTGGCTGATCTGGTAGGCAAGCGGGAAGTCCAGCATGTAGCGTGCCGTCAGGACCGACAACAGCAAGGGCCTGAGGAACTTATTAAAAAGAGTGCCGCAGATCTTATGCTTTAGGTCTGGCGGAATGAATGACACTCAAGAGTATACAGACCGCTTGGAGAAGTATCAGATGAAGCTACCTATTTACCTTGATTACTCCGCAACAACACCGGTGGATCCCCGTGTTGCTGAAAAAATGAGTCAGTGCCTGTTGATGGAGGGTAATTTTGGTAATCCTGCTTCCCGCTCCCACGTGTTTGGCTGGAAAGCTGAAGAAGCCATCGAGAATGCCCGCCGGCAGGTTGCCGATTTGATTCATGCCGACCCCCGGGAAATTGTCTGGACATCGGGGGCTACAGAGTCGGATAACCTGGCCATAAAGGGCGTTGCTCATTTTTATGCAAAACAGGGTAAGCATATCATTACCTCTAAAATTGAGCATAAGGCGGTTCTGGATCCCTGCCGCCAGTTGGAAAGAGAAGGCTTTGAGGTGACTTATCTGGAGCCTGACAGTGCAGGGTTGATTCAACCGGAAGCGGTGGCAAGTGCCCTGAGGGATGACACCATTCTGGTCAGCCTGATGCATGTTAATAATGAAATTGGTGTGATTAACGATATTGCCGCTATCGGTGAAATTACCCGTGCTCGCAAAGTACTGTTCCATGTGGATGCTGCCCAGAGTGCAGGTAAACTGCCCCTTGATATGGAAGCCATGAAAGTGGACCTGCTGTCCATTTCTGCCCATAAAATGTATGGCCCCAAAGGTATGGGAGCTTTATATGTACGCCGTAAGCCCCGGGTTCGTCTTGAGTCCCAGATGCACGGTGGCGGACATGAACGGGGAATGCGCTCTGGAACCCTGCCTACCCACCAGATTGTGGGTATGGGTGAGGCTTGCCGTATCGCATCAGAAGAGATGGCTGTAGAGAATGAGCGTTTATTAAGCCTGAGGCAACGCTTTATTGATCGCCTGGCCGAAATGGAAGAGGTTCATATTAATGGCAGTCTTGAGCAGCGTGTGGCCGGAAACCTTAATATCAGCTTCGCTTATGTAGAAGGCGAATCCCTGATGATGGCCCTGAAAGACCTTGCCGTTTCATCCGGTTCTGCCTGTACCTCTGCCAGCCTTGAGCCTTCTTATGTCTTACGGGCTTTAGGGTTGAGTGATGAACTTGCGCATAGCTCCCTTCGCTTCAGCTTTGGCCGCTTTACTACAGTTGAAGAGGTTGAATATGCGGTAGATAAAGTGTGGGATGCTGTAAACAAACTCCGTGAGCTATCTCCTTTGTGGGATATGTACCAGGACGGTGTCGATCTCGACAACGTCCAGTGGGCTGCTCATTGACAAAGGTAGGCCTTGGAGGAGATTACAATGGCATATAGTGAAAAAGTGATTGATCATTACGAAAATCCGCGTAATGTTGGCAAACTGGATCAAAACTCATCTTCAGTGGGTACGGGTATGGTTGGAGCCCCCGCTTGCGGTGATGTTATGCGCCTGCAAATTCAGGTCAGTGAGCAGGGCGTTATAGAGGATGCCCGTTTTAAGACCTATGGGTGCGGCTCGGCCATTGCTTCCAGCTCATTGGCTACTGAGTGGATGAAAGGGAAAACCCTTG encodes:
- the yajC gene encoding preprotein translocase subunit YajC, with the translated sequence MLSLFSLAHADAAAAPAGPSMVGQLIMLGGFVLIFWLLIWRPQNKRSKQHKNLLAGLSKGDEVVTTGGIVGKVTNVTDEFLTLQVADNMELNFQKASVAAALPKGTIKAIK
- the secD gene encoding protein translocase subunit SecD, giving the protein MLNRYPLWKYLLILLVVAWGIIYALPNFYPADPAVQVTGVSASHKITDSVLKRAEKALTKANIHVKASDHNDGSLLIRLNQADQQQLAKSLIKESLGDDYVVALNLAPTTPDWLTAIGAYPMKLGLDLSGGVHFLLEVDTAKAVKTKMDIANAEIRSLLRKERLRYRTLPERQDGARQLAFLDEDTRDKAVKKVAREFPDFVVEGSELNGRYVLSYGYTEAGIKEIEDYAVRQNLTTVRNRVNELGVSEPLVQRQGRSGIIVELPGVQDTAEAKRILGKTANLEFRLEAGAKDSRASTEEFEFRDSRRPPAALERDIIITGDQVSSAQSNFDTQTGQPQVNISLDSHGGTLMNRATRHNIGRAMAVLFIEQKPYTRTETRVENGKEIKVKVPGFKEEKHIISLATIQSALGNQFRITGLDSVGEASELALLLRAGSLAAPMYFAEERTVGPSLGAENIAMGINSTLIGLALVVMFMVVVYRVFGLMANIALACNLMLLTAAMSLFGATLTMPGIAGIVLTLGMAVDANVLVFSRIREEIKNGRPIQRAIHDGYDRAFVSIFDGNITTLLVGVILFAVGTGPVKGFAVTLSIGILTSMFTAIVVTRSLVNLVYGGRNVKKLYI
- the secF gene encoding protein translocase subunit SecF; the encoded protein is MSKKKNMTQANENAASDARPDEKIIGFMKLRTMATVLSLVLIVGSLVSLATRGISWGLDFTGGTQVELFYEKPVNVSDVREQLAADGHPDAIVKESGSANNILVTIAGDDAALGNRVAQMLDANYEGRVEAKRIEYVGPQVGEKLREQGGLGMLMALGLVMLYIAFRFQFKFSVGAVTALAHDSIIVLGVFSLLGLQFDLTVMAAILAVVGYSLNDTIIVYDRIRENFRKRRKGGPTEIIDVSLTQTLGRTLATSGTTLMVLVALFLFGGDMIHNFATALIVGIGVGTYSSIYIASNLLLYMKISREDLVIPVKQDEVDERP
- a CDS encoding inositol monophosphatase — encoded protein: MQPMVNMALRAARVAGDIIVHAFSDLDKLKVESKERNDFVTEVDRASEKAIIDALRKAYPDHGFYGEESGHQPGKGEGKDYLWIIDPLDGTTNFIRGIPQFAISIACQYRGRLEHAVVVDPIKGEEFCASRGQGATRNSKRIRVSNRKSLEGALIGTGIPFMRPGITHLDNYLNMMRSLLGDTAGIRRAGAASLDLAYVACGRLDAFWEIGLKEYDMAAGALLIQEAGGLVSDFKGGPDFLDKGQVVCGSPKCFKEVLQRIRPFVIDGMGRY
- a CDS encoding RNA methyltransferase — its product is MLDNLSIVLVKPSHPGNIGAAARAMKTMGLKQLCLVEPDDFPSGTATALASGADDILAQARVVSSLEEAVADCQFVVGTSARVRGVSLPLVDPRSCAKTILEESSRGSVGLVFGREDKGLTNEQLRLCHLQVHIPTNPDFSSLNLGAAVQVMCYELRMSGLLASGDIELPQVRSHDLATVEDMERFYSHLYETLIEIGFLDHSSHEKIMAKLRRLYGRVRPDRVELSILRGVLSETQRCLDKRS
- the cysE gene encoding serine O-acetyltransferase, whose translation is MFERVKEDIASVFDRDPAARNTFEVLTNYPGLHALLLHRLAHGIWRRGFKWLARSISTFSRWFTGIEIHPGATIGRRFFIDHGMGVVIGETAEIGNDVTLYQGVTLGGTSWNKGKRHPTLEDGVVVGAGAKVLGPFTVGKNAKVGSNAVVVKAVPEGATVVGIPGRVVKKRVSEDERLQAMAEKMGFDAYAVTSEMPDPTAHAISAMLNHLQEVDSRIEVLCKTLKEQGVDCKVGPLPELKEEDFAAVKEEAEASV
- the iscR gene encoding Fe-S cluster assembly transcriptional regulator IscR produces the protein MRLTTKGRYAVTAMLDLALHAGQGPVALADISERQGISLSYLEQLFSRLRRNDLVSSVRGPGGGYLLSRECEKIFVAEVIDAVNESVDATRCKGNGGCQQGATCLTHHLWHDLSRQIHTFLGGISLADLVGKREVQHVACRQDRQQQGPEELIKKSAADLML
- a CDS encoding IscS subfamily cysteine desulfurase, giving the protein MKLPIYLDYSATTPVDPRVAEKMSQCLLMEGNFGNPASRSHVFGWKAEEAIENARRQVADLIHADPREIVWTSGATESDNLAIKGVAHFYAKQGKHIITSKIEHKAVLDPCRQLEREGFEVTYLEPDSAGLIQPEAVASALRDDTILVSLMHVNNEIGVINDIAAIGEITRARKVLFHVDAAQSAGKLPLDMEAMKVDLLSISAHKMYGPKGMGALYVRRKPRVRLESQMHGGGHERGMRSGTLPTHQIVGMGEACRIASEEMAVENERLLSLRQRFIDRLAEMEEVHINGSLEQRVAGNLNISFAYVEGESLMMALKDLAVSSGSACTSASLEPSYVLRALGLSDELAHSSLRFSFGRFTTVEEVEYAVDKVWDAVNKLRELSPLWDMYQDGVDLDNVQWAAH
- the iscU gene encoding Fe-S cluster assembly scaffold IscU, which encodes MAYSEKVIDHYENPRNVGKLDQNSSSVGTGMVGAPACGDVMRLQIQVSEQGVIEDARFKTYGCGSAIASSSLATEWMKGKTLDEASSIRNTDIAEELALPPVKIHCSLLAEDAIKAAIDDYRKKQDSTDDQA